From a single Pelmatolapia mariae isolate MD_Pm_ZW linkage group LG20, Pm_UMD_F_2, whole genome shotgun sequence genomic region:
- the spen gene encoding msx2-interacting protein: MVRETRHLWVGNLPENVREEKIIEHFKRYGRVESVKVLPKRGSEGGVAAFVDFVDIKSAQKAHNAVNKMGDRDLRTDYNEPGTIPSAARGLDDSLSLSSRGRDVSGFTRAAGGAVYGPPTSLHSRDGRYERRLDGTAESRDRGYDHTAYGLHERTGSSFDRQRHYETDYYRDARERTLSTAGSGSGTSSGSGTTVPSGVGGTIVSAVSGNTGTSGSSGATTGGSGGSTSSGVGFYRSHSRSPCRFETSEPRYESRAREPFTLASVVHRDLYREDRGRRGERSYRHSRSRSPHSTHSRNPSPQRLVSQATRPPRSHSGSGSRSRSSSSDSVSSTSSSTSGSDSSSSSSDDSPARSVQSTAVPAPSALPLSSLDKDEPRKSFGIKVQNLPVRSTDTSLKDGLFHEFKKHGKVTSVQIHGASEERYGLVFFRQQEDQEKALAASKGKLFFGMQIDVTAWNGPETESENEFRPLDERIDEFHPKATRTLFIGNLEKTTTYHDLLNIFQRFGDIVDIDIKKVNGAPQYAFLQYCDIASVCKAIKKMDGEYLGNNRLKLGFGKSMPTTCVWLDGLASNTTEQFLTRHFCRYGHVVKVVLDRMKGMALILYNNIEYAQTAVKDTKGWKIGGNKIKVDFANQESQMAFYRSMQASGQDIRDFYDILSERRDDRRTQYEFQAERQYYENVRTPGTYTEDPRRKYPARSRDFYTEWDPYQGDYYDPQYFEDPREYREYRADPYEQDIRKYSYLQRERERERERFETDRGRDHGRRTIERSQSPSHITTRRPASPTASPSLSERIPSDSDRRICCRSSERSGSCSSISPPRFEKLEKARSERYNKSEKLEKDRVFEIDSGNVVEKEKRTGRKERGDKDKSEKQRVKKLKMSSPIIQTCEPEPELERDVSPESVLRSKASKIQKESSSKGRLDLLPCVVQLTRVKEKEGKLIGHVVQEKQIQRGGSDSPRLASPPADQRSPPFRTEPSKIDIAKHGKVPRDKNMHSLVEVTDKDGKIKAKKHGKSEMGFDSGISVDIDRLAARKRRFEDSGKADRQKRTSEEDLGRSGLYKLWNSAKETDLDKNLLMRGIHKKDHHKEKCVRMISVNSPKEGQDSDINSEGLPLERHSQLVQLAEDSTDQLDSPYLKMDLESSKRENTSSFTKISDDNTVDLDELKEQKQVMPENAQGRAKSRDSDGDEQFVHIDQTNICTKQTEQSQRLRSKLGEPDKGVKFDNQLHSETRDFEKDYFVQDFEKSVPDVASDDLFYCKRKKLENIDFEILKLKRERNFSSSQKFNEDIYTMSSSIGAAQSSENEEDETAHVSLTGTNKERKSSPTAGEKFSHTESLKNNLDLMPRHFQSSDTELPKLNTSLLGCDEELMQHWERGIKPDSFRMEMAFQSDISKHESIRKRLGQDLEPGEVQSDSDDDGENKSKSDSSLSYILRDRDKRMTDLKLSGSLEKNKFYSFALDKTITPDTKALLERAKTLYSSREDNWSFLPSRFPASHRCSDKDKVELTPRPIPSWYMKKKKIRTNSDEKLHDKKEELKPQDQERQELFASRFLHSSIFEQDSRRLQHLERKDQDLEIGSGRPLNKPVAAEAEPESAGSDIPQEPIVLFHSRFLELQQQKDKDHLPPDTEKDSLVPDIKRNEVQNCEDIIPDKELEPVQKADDKSASPSLISTALPFVPSPKEMSPQEKKEVLTPPSDQPVPVVKEEKVEPILEVSQPHSVAVEDFKPVAVKLNRSPSLTLSEPENETETKPELKELKVECGDSKTVEHTPIVEDKPPTPGGSLGGFERETAEITYSDCPKMEEKPETMKSEPETENQESKDFEESQKTETDGEVCMPELEAEIKPLPNRRQPKSKRAKPLSVLRTTQPSQIAATEKPATRKSERIDREKLKRASSPRAEAPKISVDSKTTSKSPIHASDSEQNVESSLIHGRTRRRNVRSVYATLHEDDQAGKEVVESPRCMRKRGADKEPIQQDVQISTNTRRGRPPKRGIKRGEDVSPVKVDQKKLMEEDTEASCTVEVVKVSEGWRSPRTQKQQQTPQTPSTPTNKKGSRADKLSGSTTELAEQDDMASQNEPELKPKTEPLGKLSERVEDPNSTVHKKEKELKDGGKKSGDVDDEKLDTGPLERRQQPEKSAKVKTPRLKRNTKQIAEDKSHSLKNLEIRVSVDDVKGLLRSEDDELETFEAPAITKAKTALQDNEGIKTIDQIPKESKELAAQDKEDSESELPADPAAALLARQMELEQAVENIAKLTVEQPSRPYKEPPSEQTTILPPVAVEPESEVEEEKRANPASETELAAAIDSITAEETCVDADSFTSPPTYTALIPTPESLISSSSNEIMEPETHMVINNILAGDLDDGPVTPSPNRPGAESKAAEDPILLETPRKTGKVRAKTPKKTRSRKGAGNRKGDAAEEVSQSESTPVKLPESIPEDPETNNSKAVTVTAAATSAASVVTAVATCRRDVTSAITVDTPKEAEQPEVEQPVPKESAFHSGTNSISSVKKHPQAAEPCTPTFTPAPACTQPVSQLSVPLLRPAKVPLSPDWPQRSEESRIYVAPSSHVKVVTPSMQASAALGTPAANPPMPPDTKASDIDPSSSTLRKILMEPKYVSASNSNSIPTTIVTPALSEALRMSENENTSDAVGSRQLHSDERPPLPPQPMHHKPSPLTESQQNCGEKNQHTVISPATSVISRIPMPYDTEETPRISLSNRSIGLTIPKQKFRSNSNENSRCLAMDIVEDGTRGRSVVESTPYITGSSPGLRVNTSEGVVVLSYSGQKTEGPHRMRAKISQIPQASAGDIEFQQSVSKSQLKQDPVISSSQSHTPKAAPTPSGYGHTGVLLAGQSYNSQPVISSTKQESLGSDKSESPYHTAPQGGVVKMFQQPVSSSQVLMYNPPVIQQQHGKRGLGSEPLSKKMDPGKAAQQSNLSPVTHHPSLSGTRMSPSPGIVNDRSALHLKQEPQSPRTAVHSPSPFVKACPPSSSPIGTSVVLTHGMPPMSSYHSAMHHSHSEQSSVIIQPHSVTQSMAHDARMNTPPMPGINYGRRGDSLSAPLPGSQQRSNPQQQNVIRDMVLHCHSSPQGSVSSGGNSASEEEPRHFNQALSRPSVPQLQSDVMMIHSDHRGLHPNIRMEQYRDMHQRILMHQQRGEQAAVEARQSRRDSETGTASSGNISGPSKSPISGKSIDLSAKEPLKPLEGKLIHPNSSESRIRGVHASSPVMVSPHSHGVHLMHPGGAGSFPVYRDIRGFSSQFSPHNLANQGVTSSQVPPDPELGNRGKMSQSHGCGSDSKSETSHLRHATSSDLSHISRIQGDTVSPSYQSPMMSPMGLTHKSDLSLQKGPPAFLSTSAVPSSTSVQPRPDAKLEHSGHRSVDMVQLLTKYPIVWQGLLALKNDQAAVQLHFVSGNTMLAQRSLPPPEGGPLLRIVQRMRLEASQLDSVARRMTVENDYCLLLALPCGRDQEDVLGQTQALKSGFITYLQAKQAAGIINVPNPGSTQPAYVVQIFPPCEFSESHLSRLAPDLLSSISSISPHLMIVIASV; encoded by the exons ATGGTCCGGGAAACCAGACATTTATGGGTGGGAAATTTACCCGAAAATGTACGAGAGGAGAAAATTATTGAGCACTTCAAGCG ATATGGACGAGTGGAGAGTGTCAAGGTCCTGCCCAAGCGGGGATCAGAAGGTGGAGTCGCGGCCTTTGTGGATTTTGTGGACATTAAAAGTGCTCAGAAGGCTCACAATGCTGTCAACAAGATGGGGGACAGAGACCTGCGCACTGATTACAATGAACCAGGAACAATTCCTAGTGCAGCGAGGGGGCTGGACGATAGTCTGTCCTTAAGCTCTCGCGGCCGGGATGTATCAGGATTCACAAGGGCGGCAGGGGGGGCCGTGTATGGGCCCCCCACGTCGCTTCACAGCAGAGATGGACGCTATGAACGCAGACTAGACGG GACCGCTGAAAGTCGGGATCGGGGGTACGATCACACTGCCTATGGACTTCACGAGCGTACTGGTAGCAGTTTTGACCGTCAGCGGCATTATGAAACAGACTATTACCGTGATGCGAGGGAGAGAACTCTAAGCACAGCTGGGAGCGGGTCTGGTACCTCCAGCGGAAGTGGTACAACTGTGCCGTCAGGAGTCGGTGGAACTATAGTTAGTGCCGTTTCTGGGAACACCGGAACAAGTGGATCTTCAGGGGCCACAACGGGAGGAAGCGGAGGGTCTACTTCCAGCGGGGTTGGCTTCTACCGCTCCCACAGCAGGAGCCCTTGTCGATTTGAGACTTCCGAGCCTCGCTACGAGTCTCGAGCCCGGGAACCCTTTACTTTGGCCAGTGTGGTTCACAGGGACCTGTATCGGGAGGACAGGGGTCGGCGTGGGGAACGTTCCTACCGCCACAGTCGTAGCCGGTCTCCACATTCGACGCATTCGCGAAATCCCTCTCCTCAGAGACTGGTGAGTCAGGCCACTCGTCCTCCACGCTCCCACAGTGGGTCAGGCTCTCGCAGCCGTTCCTCCAGTTCAGACTCAGTCAGCAGTACCAGCAGCAGTACGAGTGGCAG TGATTCTAGCAGTAGCTCAAGCGATGACTCTCCAGCACGTTCAGTGCAGTCAACAGCTGTGCCTGCACCTTCAGCACTTCCCTTATCCTCCCTTGACAAGGATGAACCACGCAAAAGCTTTGGCATCAAGGTCCAAAATCTCCCTGTGCGCTCAACAG ACACAAGCCTGAAGGATGGTTTGTTccatgaatttaaaaaacatggaAAGGTCACATCTGTGCAAATCCACGGCGCTTCAGAAGAGCGCTACGGGCTTGTGTTTTTTCGTCAGCAAGAGGACCAAGAGAAAGCCCTTGCAGCATCAAAGGGGAAGCTTTTTTTTGGCATGCAAATTGATGTCACAGCCTGGAATGGCCCCG AGACGGAAAGCGAGAATGAGTTCCGGCCCTTAGACGAGAGGATTGATGAGTTTCATCCAAAGGCCACGCGGACATTATTTATTGGAAACTTAGAGAAGACCACTACTTACCATGACCTGCTTAACATCTTCCAGCGTTTTGGAGATATAGTG GATATTGACATTAAGAAGGTGAATGGAGCCCCACAGTATGCCTTTCTACAATATTGTGACATTGCCAGTGTCTGTAAGGCAATAAAAAAGATGGATGGCGAGTATCTTGGAAACAACCGACTAAAG CTGGGCTTTGGGAAGAGTATGCCAACGACATGCGTTTGGTTGGATGGATTAGCATCAAATACAACTGAACAGTTTCTTACTCGTCATTTTTGCCGATACGGACATGTTGTCAAG GTTGTACTTGACAGGATGAAAGGAATGGCCCTTATTCTGTATAACAACATTGAATATGCGCAAACAGCTGTTAAAGACACAAAGGGATGGAAAATAGGGGGGAATAAAATCAAG GTGGACTTTGCAAATCAGGAAAGTCAGATGGCCTTCTATCGTTCAATGCAGGCATCTGGTCAGGATATTCGAGACTTTTATGATATTCTCTCTGAAAGAAG GGATGATCGACGAACCCAATATGAGTTTCAAGCAGAAAGACAATATTATGAAAATGTTAGAACACCTGGAACGTACACTGAAGATCCACGTCGAAAATATCCTGCCAGAAGTCGGGACTTCTACACTGAATGGGACCCATATCAGGGAGATTACTATGATCCACAATACTTTGAAGACCCTCGGGAATATCGGGAATACAGAGCTGACCCTTATGAGCAGGACATACGTAAATACAGCTATCTGCAGCGGGAACGTGAAAGAGAAAGGGAGCGCTTTGAAACAGATCGTGGACGCGATCATGGAAGGAGGACCATTGAGCGTAGCCAGAGCCCGTCTCACATTACCACTCGCCGACCTGCTAGCCCAACTGCATCTCCATCACTCTCTGAGAGAATACCAAGCGATTCAGACCGCCGTATTTGTTGTCGATCTTCTGAAAGAAGTGGTAGCTGCAGTTCAATATCTCCACCGAGATTTGAAAAACTTGAAAAGGCACGCTCTGAAAGGtataataaaagtgaaaaacttGAGAAGGACAGAGTTTTTGAAATTGACAGTGGGAATGTGGTTGAAAAGGAAAAGAGGACTGGACGAAAAGAACGaggagacaaagacaaaagtgaaaaacagagGGTTAAGAAGCTTAAAATGTCATCACCTATTATCCAGACATGTGAACCAGAACCTGAACTTGAAAGAGATGTTAGTCCTGAGTCTGTTCTGCGAAGTAAGGCCAGCAAAATCCAAAAAGAAAGCTCAAGTAAAGGGAGGTTAGACCTTCTGCCTTGTGTGGTGCAGTTAACACgagttaaagaaaaagaaggaaaattgaTTGGTCATGTTgtccaagaaaaacaaatacagaggGGTGGGAGTGACAGTCCGAGACTGGCATCACCTCCAGCTGACCAGAGGAGTCCTCCATTCCGCACAGAGCCATCAAAAATTGATATTGCTAAGCATGGGAAGGTTCCCAGAGACAAAAATATGCACAGTTTAGTGGAGGTCACTGACAAAGATGGTAAAATCAAAGCCAAAAAACATGGGAAATCTGAAATGGGATTTGACAGTGGCATTTCAGTGGATATTGACCGTCTAGCTGCAAGGAAAAGGCGTTTTGAAGACTCTGGTAAAGCTGATCGACAAAAGAGAACTAGTGAAGAGGACCTTGGTAGATCTGGACTTTATAAGCTGTGGAACAGTGCTAAGGAGACAGATTTGGATAAGAATCTTTTGATGAGAGGGATTCATAAAAAGGATCAccacaaagaaaaatgtgtgcGGATGATTTCAGTTAATAGTCCAAAAGAAGGACAAGACAGTGATATCAACTCCGAAGGCCTTCCTCTGGAGCGGCACTCACAACTAGTGCAACTGGCTGAAGATTCTACAGATCAGTTAGACTCTCCCTACCTTAAAATGGATTTAGAGAGCTCAAAAAGGGAAAATACTTCAAGTTTTACAAAAATATCAGATGATAACACCGTTGATTTGGacgaattaaaagaacagaaacaaGTTATGCCTGAAAACGCACAAGGCAGAGCGAAATCCAGAGACTCTGATGGAGATGAACAATTTGTGCACATTGACCAGACTAATATTTGcacaaaacaaactgaacagAGTCAACGGCTCAGATCCAAGCTAGGCGAGCCTGATAAGGGAGTCAAGTTTGACAACCAACTACACAGTGAGACTCGTGACTTTGAAAAGGATTATTTCGTTCAAGACTTTGAAAAATCAGTACCGGATGTGGCCAGTGAtgatttattttactgtaaacGAAAGAAATTGGAGAATATTGACTTTGAAATACTCAAATTAAAAAGAGAGCGCAACTTTTCAAGTTCCCAAAAGTTCAATGAAGACATTTACACCATGTCATCATCAATAGGAGCTGCTCAGTCTTCTGAAAACGAGGAAGATGAAACAGCCCATGTCTCTTTGACAGGtacaaataaagaaagaaaatcctcTCCAACAGCAGGTGAGAAATTTTCACACACCGAGTCATTGAAAAACAATTTGGACCTGATGCCTAGACATTTTCAGTCTTCTGACACTGAGCTCCCAAAGCTTAACACGTCCTTGCTTGGATGTGATGAAGAGTTAATGCAGCACTGGGAACGAGGGATAAAGCCTGATTCATTCAGAATGGAAATGGCATTCCAAAGTGATATTTCAAAGCATGAAAGCATTCGGAAGCGCCTTGGTCAGGATTTGGAACCTGGAGAAGTGCAGTCTGATTCAGATGATGATGGAGAAAACAAGTCCAAGTCAGATAGTTCCTTGTCCTACATCCTCAGGGATCGTGATAAGAGGATGACAGACCTGAAGCTTTCAGGCTCCTTGGAAAAGAATAAGTTTTACTCCTTTGCTTTGGATAAAACTATAACTCCTGATACAAAAGCACTCCTGGAAAgagccaaaacattgtattctTCTAGGGAAGACAATTGGTCCTTTCTCCCTTCACGCTTTCCAGCCTCCCACAGGTGTTCAGATAAGGACAAGGTGGAACTAACACCTCGACCAATACCTTCTTGgtatatgaaaaagaaaaagattcgTACTAACTCTGATGAAAAGCTGCATGATAAAAAGGAGGAACTTAAGCCACAGGACCAAGAGCGCCAGGAATTGTTTGCCTCTCGTTTCCTTCACAGCTCAATCTTTGAACAGGATTCCCGGCGTTTGCAGCATCTTGAACGTAAAGATCAAGATTTAGAAATTGGAAGTGGAAGGCCTTTGAACAAGCCAGTTGCTGCTGAAGCGGAGCCTGAATCTGCAGGAAGTGACATCCCACAAGAGCCGATAGTGCTTTTCCATAGTCGTTTTTTGGAGCTTCAgcaacaaaaagacaaagaccACCTTCCGCCTGATACTGAGAAGGATTCATTAGTGCCAGacataaaaagaaatgaagtTCAGAACTGTGAAGATATCATACCTGATAAGGAACTGGAGCCAGTACAAAAGGCAGATGACAAATCAGCCAGCCCCTCATTAATCTCTACTGCCTTACCATTTGTTCCTTCCCCTAAAGAAATGTCTccacaagaaaagaaagaagtttTAACTCCGCCCTCAGATCAACCTGTGCCAGTtgtcaaagaagaaaaagtagaGCCAATCCTTGAGGTTTCACAACCTCACTCTGTCGCCGTGGAAGACTTCAAACCTGTTGCTGTTAAGCTAAACAGATCCCCTTCGCTTACTCTTTCAGAACcagaaaatgaaactgaaacaaaaccagAGTTAAAAGAACTGAAGGTGGAATGTGGTGATAGTAAAACAGTGGAACATACTCCCATTGTGGAAGATAAACCTCCAACTCCTGGTGGTTCCCTGGGTGGTTTTGAAAGAGAGACTGCAGAAATCACTTACTCTGACTGCCCAAAGATGGAAGAAAAACCTGAAACTATGAAGTCAGAACCTGAAACTGAAAATCAAGAATCAAAAGACTTTGAGGAATCTCAGAAAACCGAAACAGATGGTGAGGTGTGCATGCCAGAACTAGAGGCTGAAATAAAACCGTTACCAAATCGCAGACAACCCAAGAGTAAAAGGGCAAAACCGCTGTCAGTATTACGGACTACACAACCTTCCCAAATTGCTGCCACTGAAAAACCTGCAACACGTAAGAGTGAACGGATTGACCGAGAGAAACTCAAAAGGGCTTCATCTCCTCGTGCAGAAGCACCAAAGATATCAGTTGACTCTAAAACAACATCCAAGTCACCGATACATGCATCAGACTCTGAACAAAACGTCGAGTCAAGTTTGATCCATGGGAGAACACGTCGGCGAAACGTAAGGTCAGTCTACGCCACACTACATGAAGACGACCAAGCTGGCAAAGAGGTAGTTGAGTCACCACGTTGCATGCGCAAACGTGGTGCTGATAAAGAACCAATACAGCAAGATGTTCAAATTTCTACCAATACTAGACGTGGACGCCCACCTAAAAGAGGCATCAAACGAGGAGAAGATGTATCACCAGTAAAGGTTGATCAGAAGAAACTGATGGAAGAAGACACAGAGGCGTCATGTACAGTAGAGGTTGTGAAAGTCTCTGAGGGCTGGCGTTCACCCCGCACCCAGAAGCAGCAGCAAACACCTCAGACTCCATCTACTCCAACTAACAAGAAAGGAAGTAGAGCAGACAAACTGTCTGGGAGCACGACAGAGCTAGCTGAACAAGATGATATGGCAAGTCAAAACGAGCCAGAGCTTAAGCCTAAAACTGAACCGCTTGGCAAGTTATCAGAAAGGGTGGAAGATCCAAACTCAACAgtgcacaaaaaagaaaaggaattaAAAGATGGTGGAAAGAAATCTGGTGATGTTGATGATGAAAAGCTAGACACTGGCCCCTTAGAGAGGAGACAGCAGCCTGAAAAGAGTGCAAAAGTTAAAACACCAAGGTTAAAACGTAACACCAAACAGATAGCTGAAGACAagtcacacagtttaaaaaatctcGAGATCCGTGTTAGTGTTGATGATGTAAAAGGTTTACTCCGTTCAGAGGATGATGAGCTTGAGACCTTTGAAGCTCcagctattacaaaagctaaGACAGCACTACAAGATAATGAAGGAATAAAAACAATAGACCAAATTCCAAAAGAATCAAAAGAGCTTGCTGCACAGGATAAAGAAGACTCAGAATCAGAACTTCCAGCTGATCCAGCTGCTGCATTATTAGCACGACAGATGGAATTAGAGCAGGCAGTCGAAAATATTGCTAAGCTTACAGTGGAGCAGCCTTCTCGACCATATAAAGAGCCACCTTCAGAGCAAACTACGATATTGCCTCCTGTTGCAGTGGAACCAGAGAGTGAAGTTGAGGAGGAGAAGCGAGCTAATCCTGCTAGTGAAACTGAACTTGCAGCTGCTATTGATTCAATTACAGCAGAAGAAACATGCGTAGATGCAGATAGCTTCACGTCTCCTCCCACTTACACTGCTCTTATTCCCACCCCTGAATCCTTGATATCCTCCTCCTCCAATGAGATTATGGAACCTGAAACTCACATGGTGATCAACAATATTCTTGCCGGGGATTTAGATGATGGTCCTGTGACACCAAGCCCAAATCGGCCAGGAGCAGAATCTAAGGCAGCTGAAGATCCCATTTTACTTGAAACACCCAGGAAAACCGGAAAAGTTAGAGCCAAAACCCCGAAAAAGACAAGAAGTCGTAAAGGGGCAGGTAACAGAAAAGGGGATGCTGCTGAAGAGGTTTCTCAGTCAGAGTCCACTCCAGTCAAGTTACCTGAATCAATCCCAGAAGACCCAGAAACCAATAATTCAAAAGCAGTCACTGTTACCGCTGCGGCCACTTCAGCAGCCTCTGTAGTCACTGCTGTTGCTACTTGTAGGCGAGATGTAACAAGCGCCATAACGGTCGACACACCTAAAGAGGCAGAACAGCCCGAGGTTGAACAGCCTGTGCCTAAAGAATCTGCTTTTCATTCTGGCACAAACAGTATCTCCAGTGTTAAAAAGCACCCCCAAGCAGCAGAGCCATGTACTCCTACATTTACTCCTGCTCCTGCTTGCACACAACCTGTATCCCAGTTAAGTGTACCTCTATTGCGGCCTGCCAAAGTGCCACTTTCACCTGACTGGCCTCAGAGATCTGAAGAAAGCAGAATCTATGTTGCCCCTTCAAGTCATGTAAAAGTGGTAACTCCTTCAATGCAAGCATCAGCTGCACTTGGAACCCCTGCAGCAAATCCTCCAATGCCTCCAGACACCAAGGCCTCTGACATTGACCCCAGTTCAAGCACGTTAAGAAAAATTCTGATGGAACCTAAATATGTGTCTGCGTCAAATAGCAATTCTATACCTACCACTATAGTCACACCAGCACTGTCAGAGGCTTTACGAATGTCAGAGAATGAAAATACCTCTGATGCAGTGGGTTCAAGACAGTTACATTCTGACGAGAGGCCACCATTACCTCCCCAGCCCATGCATCATAAACCATCTCCACTGACAGAGTCACAGCAGAACTGTGGAGAGAAAAACCAGCATACAGTTATTTCTCCTGCTACCTCAGTAATAAGTCGAATTCCAATGCCTTACGATACAGAAGAAACTCCACGTATTTCACTAAGCAACCGAAGCATTGGCCTAACCATTCCCAAGCaaaaattcagatcaaactcCAATGAGAACAGCCGATGCCTTGCTATGGATATAGTAGAAGATGGGACAAGGGGACGCTCTGTTGTCGAAAGCACTCCATACATTACTGGTTCCAGTCCTGGCCTAAGGGTCAATACATCTGAGGGTGTTGTCGTACTCAGTTATTCAGGTCAGAAAACCGAAGGACCTCACAGGATGAGAGCCAAAATTAGTCAGATTCCTCAAGCCAGTGCTGGTGATATAGAGTTTCAGCAATCTGTTTCCAAATCTCAATTAAAACAAGACCCAGTCATCTCATCATCCCAGTCACATACTCCCAAAGCAGCCCCAACTCCTTCTGGTTATGGTCACACAGGAGTCCTTTTAGCCGGCCAGTCGTATAACTCTCAACCTGTTATTTCTAGTACCAAGCAGGAGAGTCTTGGATCTGACAAATCTGAGTCTCCATATCACACAGCCCCCCAAGGTGGTGTTGTAAAGATGTTCCAGCAACCAGTTAGTTCTTCTCAAGTCTTAATGTACAACCCACCTGTGATACAACAGCAGCATGGCAAGAGAGGACTAGGGTCAGAGCCTCTGTCGAAAAAGATGGACCCTGGCAAAGCTGCGCAGCAGTCTAATCTCAGCCCAGTCACACACCACCCATCACTCTCTGGAACCCGCATGAGCCCCAGCCCTGGCATTGTAAATGATCGCTCAGCTCTGCACCTTAAGCAAGAACCACAGTCTCCACGAACAGCTGTTCACTCTCCTTCACCATTTGTCAAAGCCTGTCCTCCAAGCAGTTCTCCTATCGGCACATCTGTTGTCCTGACTCATGGCATGCCACCAATGTCTAGCTATCATTCTGCTATGCATCACTCGCACTCAGAACAGTCCTCTGTCATAATTCAACCTCACAGTGTCACTCAGTCAATGGCTCATGATGCCAGGATGAACACCCCGCCGATGCCTGGGATAAATTATGGAAGGCGAGGTGATTCGCTGTCTGCGCCGCTTCCGGGGTCTCAACAGCGCTCAAACCCACAACAGCAAAATGTCATTCGAGATATGGTTCTGCACTGTCATTCAAGTCCCCAAGGTTCAGTATCAAGTGGTGGCAACAGTGCAAGTGAAGAAGAGCCTAGACACTTTAACCAAGCACTCAGTAGACCTTCAGTTCCCCAGCTGCAGTCAGATGTAATGATGATTCACAGTGATCACAGAGGACTTCACCCAAACATACGCATGGAGCAGTACAGAGACATGCACCAGCGCATCCTCATGCACCAGCAACGGGGTGAACAGGCTGCTGTAGAGGCAAGACAGTCACGCAGAGACTCGGAGACTGGAACAGCATCTTCAGGCAATATCTCTGGACCTTCAAAGAGTCCTATTTCGGGGAAGAGCATTGACCTTTCTGCAAAGGAACCTCTCAAACCACTCGAAGGAAAGCTTATCCATCCAAACTCCAGTGAAAGCAGAATCCGGGGAGTCCATGCATCTAGTCCTGTCATGGTGTCGCCTCACTCTCATGGGGTTCACCTAATGCATCCAGGTGGTGCAGGCTCCTTTCCAGTTTACAGGGACATTCGAGGCTTCTCATCCCAGTTTTCACCACACAACCTGGCTAACCAAGGTGTTACATCTTCACAG GTACCTCCAGATCCTGAACTGGGTAACCGTGGTAAAATGTCTCAGTCCCATGGGTGTGGAAGTGATTCCAAGTCTGAGACCTCCCACCTTCGCCATGCTACCTCTTCGGACCTCTCACACATTTCCCGAATACAGGGGGATACAGTCTCACCCTCATACCAGTCTCCCATGATGTCCCCTATGGGTCTTACACACAAGTCAGATCTATCTCTTCAGAAAGGCCCTCCAGCCTTCCTGTCTACTTCAGCAGTACCCTCTTCGACTTCAGTACAGCCACGGCCGGATGCCAAACTGGAACATTCAGGACATCGTTCCGTTGACATGGTGCAGCTATTGACG AAGTATCCTATCGTATGGCAAGGCCTGTTGGCATTGAAAAACGACCAGGCTGCTGTCCAGTTACATTTTGTTTCCGGCAACACCATGCTGGCCCAGCGCTCCCTTCCACCCCCAGAGGGAGGTCCTCTTCTCCGTATTGTCCAGAGGATGAGGCTTGAGGCTTCCCAGCTGGACAGTGTGGCACGCAGAATGACT GTGGAAAATGACTACTGTTTGCTACTGGCTCTACCCTGTGGTCGAGACCAAGAAGATGTCCTTGGTCAAACCCAAGCCTTGAAAAGTGGCTTCATCACATACCTGCAAGCTAAACAGGCAGCTGGCATCATCAATGTGCCCAACCCTGGCTCTACTCAG CCAGCTTATGTGGTTCAGATTTTTCCACCTTGTGAATTCTCCGAGAGCCACTTGTCACGTCTGGCCCCGGaccttctcagcagcatatcCAGCATTTCCCCTCACCTCATGATTGTCATCGCCTCTGTTTAA